The Kwoniella dendrophila CBS 6074 chromosome 1, complete sequence genome contains a region encoding:
- a CDS encoding prefoldin, alpha subunit codes for MAEQQVNITDLDPTQLQEVKKQLDQELDHLTNSYSQLKQAQTKFKSCVENVNSLKPESKSKEILIPLTASLYVPGKLTDTDNVVVDVGTGYYVKKTKAEATSHYNSKSTFVQSNLDTLQKTIERKQENVQSVVQVLQMKMQQQQQQQAQKA; via the exons ATGGCAGAACAACAAGTCAATATAACAGATTTAGATCCTACACAATTACAAGAAGTGAAAAAGCAGTTAGATCAA GAATTAGATCATTTGACAAATTCATACTCACAATTAAAACAAGCACAaacaaaattcaaatcatgtgttgaaaatgttaattCATTAAAACCTGaatctaaatcaaaagaaattttaaTACCTTTAACTGCATCTTTATATGTTCCTGGTAAATTAACAGATACAGATAATGTTGTAGTTGATGTTGGTACTGGTTATTATGTTAAGAAA ACCAAAGCCGAGGCTACTTCACATTACAACTCTAAATCAACATTCGTACAATCCAATCTAGACACCTTGCAAAAGACAATcgaaagaaaacaagaaaacGTACAGAGTGTCGTACAAGTtttgcagatgaagatgcaacagcaacaacaacaacaagctcaaaAGGCATAA